A portion of the Suricata suricatta isolate VVHF042 chromosome 11, meerkat_22Aug2017_6uvM2_HiC, whole genome shotgun sequence genome contains these proteins:
- the SPATA19 gene encoding spermatogenesis-associated protein 19, mitochondrial, protein MIITTWIVYILARKGVGFPFPPKISSDVEVVESEAVSVVQHWLKKTEEEASQDIKEKMSTNYPPTHGQDVHVTRDVVKHHLSNSDLLANQSQEVLEERTRIQFIRWSHTRIFPVPSEVREDVMRERIERVRQSLGNLTDESPQEIYNRTSYEDC, encoded by the exons ATGATAATTACAACATGGATTGTGTACATTCTTGCCCGGAAAGGTGTAGGGTTCCCCTTCCCTCCAAAAATTAGTTCG GACGTGGAAGTTGTGGAAAGTGAAGCTGTATCTGTGGTACAGCACTGGCTGAAAAAA ACTGAAGAAGAGGCTTCCCAGGACATAAAGGAGAAGATGTCCACCAACTACCCTCCCACCCATGGCCAAGATGTACATGTGACCAGAGATGTG GTGAAGCACCATCTCTCAAATTCTGATTTATTGGCAAACCAGAGTCAAGAAGTCCTGGAGGAAAGAACAAGAATCCAGTTCATAAGATGGAG CCATACCCGTATCTTCCCAGTGCCAAGTGAGGTGAGGGAGGATGTTATGCGAGAACGAATAGAGCGGGTGAGACAAAG CTTAGGCAACCTTACAGATGAATCCCCTCAGGAGATTTACAACAGAACTTCTTATGAAGACTGCTGA